The Zea mays cultivar B73 chromosome 7, Zm-B73-REFERENCE-NAM-5.0, whole genome shotgun sequence DNA segment GGTCAATATCCTGTGCGTCCGTTTTCTTTTATTGGTTGATGTCAAAAGAGCATACAATACAAGTCCTTGTTCTTGAATTGAATGTAATCTTGCTTTGAGCATTTGTTAAACATCTCGTCATGTAATCTGTTTCCTGTAGTATCCTTTCCATGGTGGTAGCAGGAAACAAAATACATACATGTGTTTAAAGATACTAatgggctcatttgatgcatggaACAGATCaaaggaagaagaggaagaatgCGTAGAAAAATGGGAGCTCCAGCTTCCTCAGTCCCATGTTAGTTCCTATTTCTCGTGGTTTGATCCCAGCACGAGCAGCCTCCAGTTGCCTACGGATGGCGTCGCACGGGAGGCGTTCAGGTGGCCGATAGGCTTTGTCACCAGTGGTTTCATCCATGGAAGGTACTATTCCATCTCTCGTCCCCCCTTCCCATCCAAACTATCGTCTCGTCTGGTAGTAACTTTGGATTTGTTCCAGTAACGGGCAAGACGCAGTGGCGGTCGCATTCTGCGAGGCAAAGCTTCTGGCAGCGTTGAGGCGACAGCAATGGACGCATGGAAACTTGCAGAGCCGGGAGGTGTGCGTCCTTGTCAGGAACGCGAGATCGGCTGCCTACCGACGAGCGCTGGCCACCACCGTCCTGGAGCATCAGGAATCAGACCTAGCGTTTCTGTAGTCTAGTCGGGAACCTGTTGACGTtgattttttctctctctctcccttttggAGTTCCATCCATCCTCCACTCATCCGTTGATGAACCTAAGTAATTTACTGGTGATTACAGTTTATTTGTGCGATGCAAAATCATTAAACAGAAGAAGTAAATGCATCTATCTCATTTGACGGATTTCAATGATTTACTGTTACATAGTATGAATAATAATAAAGCAGCTCGTCCGGAAAAATGAATGAGTAGCTGTTGTTTGAAGGCCCGCCTGACTGTTACTGCTGACACACAATGACAATGGGCACCTGGCTGACCACCGACCGGCGAGGTCAGTGTGGGGAGCGTGAGGCTGTTGGCGGGCCCCACCCCCCACGTGCCAGGTCAGGTCTGGTCACTACTCACTCTTACGCGGCCATCAGATAGGACACGTGCTATCCGATCCTCCGCACATGGTGCCTTTCTTCCCTTGCTTTTCGTTTTGTTTTTCAAAAAAAAGTTATATATATTTTGTTTGGTCTTTGTTGCTGGTCGCAAACAGGGACGAAAGAAAAGAAAGATTCCGTTTTGCATGCTTTTTAAAACGGATACTATTTTAAAACGGGATAGAGTATATCTTAATGCAGCCATTTTGGTTACTTGCTTGCTTTTGCATTCAAACATCGCACACGTTTACACTTGTGAAGCATCATTTCACATTCAGCTTACACGACTTCACATTCAGCTTACACGACTTCTTTAGCGCCAGTCTTAGCAAATGATAACAAGACCAAAGGAGACCTTACAgtttaagcaaagcaagagacagatCAAATCAAATATTGTCCAAAACCAATCCAAAAAAAGCCAAGCAAAATCGATCGATCAACTCTAACAGCTAGTTGAAATGTACAGGCATCTCCCATTTCCATTGCCACCCAAATCCATTCCAAGAGAAGGAGCTGAGCGCCTGAGCCGAGCTAGGGCGGAGCAATCATCGTTgacgccgtcgtcggcgcggaagaCGAGGACGCGAGGTCGTGCGTGAGCTGGCCCATGGCGCGCACCTGCATCTCCAGTGCGGCGACGTAGTCGGACACCTCGGCCAGGAGCGCGGGCAGCGACAGGCTCCGGCACCCTGGCACCAACCGCGCCAGCACCTTGGCCCTGCCAGCCAGCCCTCCCGCCGGCCGCTCGTCCTGCTGCTGCTGATGCCGCCGCTGACGGTGCCTTGGCGTCGGGGGCGGCGGTCGGCGCGCGCGGAGGAGCGCCCGGCGCCGGCGGCTGCGTGCCAGGATGGCGCGGCTCCAGCGCGACCGACCCCGCGCCGCCACGGCCAGCGCGCGGTAGGCCGCGTCGCGCACCGCCGGGGCGGAGGCGGAGCAGGTGGGTGTGCCAGTGCCGCCGCGCACGAGGCGCAGCGCCTGGAGGAGCTTGGAGGAGTATGCCTGCTGCGCGCGCGGCGTCAGCCAGTGGGACGACGGGCCCTGCTGGTCGCTGCCGTCGGATGCGCATGCGGCCGACGAGCCTCTTTTGCGTTTGCTGCGGGCGCCCTCGGCGTCAGCGGAGGCAGAGGAGGGCATGGTGGCCGGCAGAGTGTGTGTGTGCTTTGGTTGGTTTTTGGACGTGGAAGAAAAGCCACGCCGCGGAGACAAATTTATAAAGGAGACGGACTCAAGACCTCATAATAACAGTACTTATATGCTTGCATTAAAAATCATAAGAACGAACCATGAGCTAATCAGATTTAATATATTCGTCTTGCTATTTAGTCCTTATACGGGGAAATAATTTTATAGTAATTAGATTATatttaatacttttaactaccctAAACCCCGTACAAACATCTGATATACTAGGAATAAAATTTTTAGTTACCTAGATCCAAATACCTTGATAACTCGTGCAAGCAGGTTGAAGTTGTTATAACCTAGAAGAGCTGTTGACTACTGCTATGCATGGCATGGCCTCTGGATgatacactaccggaatccggctctttaccgagtgctcgaTGCTTTGTCGAATGCtttatttcgggcactcggcaaaaacttCTTCGCTAAGTATCTAGGTCATACTGGTCGCTCGACAAAGAGTTTCTTTACCGAATGTctaggtcatagcactcggcaaagaaggcacacCTGTGCACCGGTAaagcctctttgtcgagtgccaagaccacaacactcggcaaaggaactgacaaaggggcccgctggcgatctctttgccgagtgccccctaATACGCTCGGCAAAAGGGAtactctttgccaagtgtcagtACAatatacactcggcaaaggctccgtCGCCATTAATTGGGCCCGTGACGACGACTTTTTTACTGAGTGATCATAAAAGGTACTCAACAAAGAagtcgttgccgatgtacagttcgtcgAGCTTTCTTAACCGGGTGTCACACTCGTCAAAGCAGCCGTTTCTGATAGTGATGCgtgtaactgaaagggaattaggcttacacctatttcctaattaattttggtggttgaattgcccaacacaaataattggactaactaggttgctctagtctataagttatacaggtgccaaaggttcacaaaaaaccaataaaaagaccaagaaaagggttcaacaaaaagagcaagggataaccgaagtgtgccctggtctggcgcaccggactgtccgatgcaccaggggacttcaagctgaactcaacaccttcgggaattctcagaggcgcttcgctataattcaccggactgtccggtgctccaaggaagagcgactctgaactcgccagcttcgggaatccgctccgctaaaattcaccggactgtccggtgtgacggcggagcaacggctacttcgcgcgcaacagtcgactgcaacgcattaaatgcgcgcctgcgcgcgcagaggagcagagcacgcgcgggtggcacaccggacagtctacaggacttgtccggtgcaccaccgaacagccaggcgggcccacaagtcagaactccaacggtcggaacccaacggccgggtgacgtggctggcgcaccggacagtgttcggtggcgcaccggactgtccggtgcgcccgtcgactgcagccttcaccaaacagctagtttggtggttggggttataaataccccaaccaccccacattcaagtcatccaagttttccaccttccaactacttacaagagctctagcattcaattctagacacaccaagagatcaaaatcctctccaaattccactcaaggctttagtgattagagagagtgatggttgtgttcatttgagctcttgcgcttggattgcttctttttctcattctttcttttgatcatctcaattgtaatcaaggcaagagacaccaattgtgtggtggtccttggggggaagtttggttcctatttatttgagaagagaagctcactcggtccgagggaccgtttgagagagggaaagggttgaaaaagatccggtcattgtgaccacctcaacggggagtaggtttgagagaaccgaacctcggtaaaacaaatccttgtgtctcacttctttattcgcttgcgatttgtttttacgccctctctcggactcgcattatatttctaacgctaacccgacttgtagttgtgattaactttgtaaatttcagtttcgccctattcaccctcctctaggcgactttcagtaacaTGCAGTTAGATCGAGGGCAGAGGGGAGAGGTAGGGCCAGCCGGATCCAACCAGGCGCTAGTGAGCAAAGCAGTAGTAACTGTGCTCTAGATTTCACACTATAAAATTATTTAAGGATCGAATCGAATTAGGGTCAGACTTTTTTATATTAATTTTTGTACTAAAATTAATTAAATGTCTTAATTTATTGGGAAGAAACATTTGGATTGTGATCCATTATCATCTCTAGTTCTagctcatcatcatcatccaaaCATGGGCGGATGTAGGTCCTTTAGCAAAACACTattaaagtttagaaagaattatATCATGTAACGAAGTTGACCTTAATGACCTCAATAATATTTTTGACTAGATTCGCCGCTCCATCCAAACATATGTATGTCAATGTATCTGAAACTGAAAGCAGCCTACTCGCTGCTTGCTCATCCATGCATACTACTACGACTGCGAGCACTACACTACCAGCATACACCAAAATAGATTTGCTCGGACCAGGGAAGCATATGTAGCAGACTGGATAAAGAGATAGGCAGCGCCGACGCAACATTCAGGTGCTATTAGGATCGATGGAATGGAGATCCAAGTGAGCGCGATGGCAGCACGCCATGCTAGCTTGCTCATATATATCATGCTGTCGCCTCCTTTGACTGATGAGAAGGGAAGCTGTTGGATGAACAGGAAGAGTACAGTGTGAGTGTGTGACATGACGACAATGTGGCTTGCCGGTCCATCCATGACCATGCATGCTGATGCATTGTTATGATACCTGTCTATTTTTGAAGTTTGAACTGCTAACGGAAATAACTTAATTAGTAGCATGTTTCGGCTGTTATGTAGCTACAGCTGCAATCCATAAAGACAAACTACTATAGAAGTCGCAGCCGGAGCAAATATGGTATTTTAAGCATAGATGCTGGATGCTTGTGCTTGGAGTTGGAGCACGCCACCAAATATATCCATGCATATAGAACCACAATTAATACAATAATAATATAGGATAGGATGTATAGGACGAGAGAAGCAGCAGTAGTGCCTGTGTGGTACGTAGCTAGTACAAGCAAGAAAGCTACAGAGCCTGAGCCTCCACAGGAGGAGAGGAGGCAAACAATGGTGGCTGGCGATGTTTGTTTGCAGGCAGCACGAACCCATTCCATGCAGATGCTGACGATGGCAGCTAGCTAGCTGGCTCCACCCCCTGCTCCCTGCTGTCCCTGGTGTGTGGTGTGCACTGTGAACTGTGCAGCTGCAGCTTcaggtcgtcgtcgtcgtcgtcttcgtcgTTCAGTTGCGCCAGCAGGCAGTAGCAGGCCACGTACGTACGGCAGCCGTTGAGCTGTGACGACCCGGCCCATGGTGGATGCCAGCGGTGCCACGCCAGGTGAACCCTGTGCAGCCATTAACAGACGACTCAGTGTTCAGGTTTCAGCATCTGCTAGCTGCTTATTAATCGGAGAGAATCTAACCTGCCTCCTGCCATTTGCCATGCATGCCGATGCCATGCCACACACTGCACCCGGCCTCCCAAGAATTTATTGTGGCCACGTTGTCACATGCATGCTAGCTATAAACTgcaccagcacctgctcctgctcctgctcactagtacaatttggctctatacaagcggtatgatttttacatcacaggcggttcggttagaaaaccgcatGTGATGTCTCAGGCGGtttagtacgcctgtgatgtaatagtatcacaagcggtttttgtttaggaccgcctgtgatgctctatcattttcacaagcggaccctaagacaaaaccgcctgttattgtaaaattatgaaaatacaatttaaatatgaaaataattttaatttttaacagaaatatgcaaatacaatttaaatgaattaatatttaatttttaacaataatatgcaaatacaatttaaatgaattataatagcacacatagataactagagagattttaaattaattggcaaccacaattcatagtcgatcatacatgataacaaatacaatttgattcatacaatttttcatgaactaccatttttccgcatgtatggctttaagttcttatcaattttcttttccacacgcttgattctctctggaccgttaaagacgaacatctcttcatacttattgtattcctcatcttggtctcccacattctcaactccaacaattttttgctttccagaaataactacatgcatcttctcatctgctggatcgagtacatagaacacttgtgcaacacattcggcgagaacccacgggtcatctttatatcctactttctttaagtctaccagtgtgagtccgtagttatccactatcacccccacgggatgttgtacccattggcacttaaacaagggtattttcatgcttgggccataatcaagttcccatatttcctctatgaatccaaaatatgtggtcttctgtccatgtaggtcaaaagcatcgatacgaacaccgctattttgtgcaacacttttcatgtcttttgatttagtgtagaatgtgtacccattgatgtcatatgcttgccatgatgtcacaaaacacgatggcccagaagccaaattcttcattgttttctcatccgaagagtctccgaatgggatgtttttgtccattaaccattcgctgaaacgatgtttgtgctacctcatgatccagtcctctgtgcggttctgattttctttacgaagctcattcaggtgttcctctatgtaaggctcggctatcgtgagatgttgtagtacactaccatgagcacaatgtactagcttgtaatcctcaacgcgaaaagttttcttgcccattctccctctcccacatagtttaccctcatgtttaggtacaggcacacctatcattgttctgtcactgatgtaatctatacagctctcaatcacttcttctgtagtgtatccctccatgattgaaccctctgggtgagcgcgatttcgcacataaccttttaatactcccaggtatcgctccaactgaaacatatgatgtaaatatagtggccctaatatttttatctgatccacgagatgtatgattaggtgtacttgcatatcaaaaaatgatggaggaaaacacatttcaagcttgcacatagtctcgatgatgtatgcctttagatagtccaagtcttctaaagctattactttttgtgaaaccgcattgaaaaagtaacacaagcatgtgatgacaactttgacatgctctgttttgagggctcttaccgcaattgggaggaacaccgtcatcatcacatgacagtcatgagagttgtagccaaatagagacaagtccttcatcctgactagtctgctgatattggatgagaaacctgtgggcactttgaccccacgcaaacatttgcaaatctttgttctctcctcaactgacaagttgtagctagctggggggaggtaaggcttccctttgccactatccactggatgaagttccggtctgatttgaagatctactagatcattgcgtgatttaagtccgtcttttgtcttactcggcatgcccaacaaggttccaatgatgctgtcaaaaacattttttgttacatgcatcaaatcaatgctgtggcaaatttccatatccttccagtatgggaggtacttgaaaaatattgattgcttcttgaaagttgtgtaagttgaagggtcagttctctttctcttttctcctttgttttttccctttccgaatacaacatgaatgttctttacaatttcaaaaacaagtttcccactataaggctttggtgcaccttcactttccagttgattgttaaattcctctttcatctttcggtacttatgctgcttcatcaagaaccgtctgtgtcccatgaacaccaacttcttggatgatttaaggtacatggaagcagttccatcgacgcacactacacaaccattctttcctttagtcttttgccctgatagtgtggcgccaccgggagaatcatggatggtaacaaatataattgctcttaagttgaaatactcacggcaatactcatcccatattctaactccttcattccagagctttgtcatatcttccataagaggttctaggaacacatcaatatcaacaccagctgatttcggaccttgaataagaatagtcaacataatatactttcttttgtgacacagccatgatggaaggttgtacatcgttaaagtcacgggccaggtgctatgtacacttcttttttcaccaaatggattcattccgtctgtacccaaagcaaatcttacatttctggtttctttggcaaactcaggatacataagatcgaaatttttccattgtgatgcatcagcagggtgtcgaatctgtttgttattctgcttgcgattttcagcatgccaacgcataagctcagcctccctagggtttgagaacaaacgttttaagcgatcaattactggaagataccacatcaccaaagctgggttctttgacttctttttcccatccatgtcatcaaaagtgtcatcgtcactttcaggtccaatagtggatttcttgtttttatttttcttcgggattttttttacacagtcttgattgtagctcttcttgtatcgactgacattgcaaactgggcatcttgatgcgttctcaaaatcgccacgatacagaatacaatggttcggacatgcatgaattttttgcacacccagagctatgggagatataagcttcttcgctttataagtgcttgttggtagtttgttgggttttggtagtaattgagacagaaaattcaaaagatctgtgaagctagtatcagaccatccggcgctagccttcaacttcagaagttctagaactgtacgcagtgtagtaaactctttgtcacaaccctttgattcatcatataaaggttctttttaggcactttccagtccctccattttagatagccctttctgcgatcccacagaacttaacatttctggttccatatggcgcaacatctcttcacaatcaaattcttcaaattcttgattagcatccacattatccacttcaccatcaactttaagatctaaaattccgacaactctctcgtcattaccaggcacttcacacggatccaactcaccatgttctgaccatatcgtgtaattgtttttaaaccctctttttagcagatgtgattggattactcctatatctctccaagctatcttattatcacaatcgatgcacgaacataatatctccttgctctttcgcaaattcgcgtgcttgttggccgcttcaataaagcttctcaaatttcgaatgtacgacggatgtggtcttggcacattgtacatccaacctcggtccgccattacctatccctatattgattaacgtcaatatcgagatgtaacatgaaaaaataaatgttcatgaaagtgaaacaagatcatatcGAGATGTACCTAGTATATGAGACAAAATTTtttaaaatatccctaattaattgaatttaatccctaaatcatgaacgaattaatgtgcatgaaaatgaaacaagattgcagcaatataggtaccttgaggtgagacaactcttcaaaaaaaatctttaaatcagatcaactacaagtctaaatcttggaattcctgagtttttcttcaattccggtctatattacaaaattgaggcaaaaaatcgtatcaaaatgagaaataaaacaaacggagatcatatatatgcataaactcttgaaatcaagcccgaaaatcaaaaacaaaaccttttccccgtagatcaaaaaaatccgccgccgctacagtactgtgcagcctagcggcgtcgggctccggaagttagggttcctgcgctggaaccgagccttttatactacatacacatcacaggcggattttaagaaaaaccgcttgtgatgttatacatcacaagcggtttttcttaaAATCCGCATGTGATGTGTTTACTATATAAAAGCGTCGGTACGGTGGCTTAGGGTTTAGTGTTTTCGCCAGGAGCTGATACTTCGCCGCCAGGCTGCTGCGTCGCCGTTCCCGTCCCCGTCTCCGAGCCGTGAGCGCCCTCCACGCcgtcgccgagcccgagcccaaccactaccgtctccgagctgggcgcccgtccccgtccccgagcgccaCCGTCATCCGAGGCGCCCTccaccccgtccccgagcccgagcgccgccgagcccatctccgagtgcgccaccgtccccttccccgtccccgagcccgagcgccgccgagcccatctccgagtgcgccaccgtccccttccccgtacccgagcccgagcgcgccaccgtgcccatctccgagtgcgccaccgtccccttccccgtccccgagcccaagcgccaccgtctccgaggccaagcgccgccgtccccatcctcgagcccgagcgccgccgagcccgagcgccgagtgcgccgccgtgcccatctccgagccctcggtgcactccttgatcatgccttaattacttgttaaaaattcatgccttcattacttgtttttgctagtcctgccttaattattgttaatcttatattgttaatgttggtcattataattatattgttggtgttttcacttacatattttgttaaggtcatcatttttgctttagtagcttgtatcccttgtgattaaatgttggtaattatgcttatgaagaattttgtcatggatagttgatgcaactactaggacccctgccttaattattgttaatcttatattgttaatgttggtcattatgcttatattgttggtgttttcacttacatattttgttaaggtcaccatttttgctttagtagcttgtatcccttgtgattaaatgttggtaattatgcttatgaagaattttgtcatggatagttgatgcaactactaggaccccttcttggtagaaaatctccatagtgattggggaaacaagtctatttttagtgtttatggcatacatcatggaagtacatagccatggcaacatctgaaagagatatggtttccaccggcgtggctaaggttgtaagagacttgctttactttatgcgccgtgaagttcttcatcaacaagggctattctacaatgtaaatggaaatttgcaaaaattcccagaactaagtttgtacacaatatcacacagtgtttaggtctttagttaggaactttagatgtttagttgtctatggaactttgagatgttgagttgttatgcaacttgatgtgtataaatctgtgtatgatggaacttgatatatatgtggatgaatctgtgtatgtaTATGGGGATGTTTGAATTTTTGTATGATGAATCTGTTTATGGAACCTGctgaatctgtgtttgaatctgtgtttgaatcacaggctgttattaattctgtttctgtatatgaatctggaaaatatatatgaatctgcttctatatgaatctgggaaatacaggcggcttataattaaaaccgcctgtgatgtgtgtctatcacaggcggttcttttaaaccggaccgcctgtgatgtgtgactatcacaggcggttcttttaaaccggaccgcctgtgatgtgtgactatcacaggcggtttttgattgaccgcctgtgatgttgttttacatcacaggcggtgcaccacaagcggttcctggaaccgc contains these protein-coding regions:
- the LOC100277082 gene encoding Transcription factor bHLH149; translation: MPSSASADAEGARSKRKRGSSAACASDGSDQQGPSSHWLTPRAQQAYSSKLLQALRLVRGGTGTPTCSASAPAVRDAAYRALAVAARGRSRWSRAILARSRRRRALLRARRPPPPTPRHRQRRHQQQQDERPAGGLAGRAKVLARLVPGCRSLSLPALLAEVSDYVAALEMQVRAMGQLTHDLASSSSAPTTASTMIAPP